The window GGCATCCCCGTGCGCCCCCGGAGCGTGGCGCGGTGGCGACGCCCTTTCGGGCTGGGCGCAGGCGCGCCGCATCTGTCCCTCCTGGGTCCACCCGGAGCCGCGCGCGACGCCGTGCCGGACTGCCCGCGGCGCACGGCCTTCCGCCGCGGACCTGGCATCGGAGTCGTGCCCGGATCGCCCCTGTGGATCTGGGCTCAGGCTGCCTGGAGCGAGCCCTCCGCCGCAGCGGACCTGCGAGCCGCCGCGAGCCGACCGCGAGGCAGCAGGCGCGTGCTGTTGAGGATGAAGGCCAGCTCCGAGGCCACGTGGATGAAGGCCGCCAGCAGCGGATTGAGCAGCCCCACGCTCGCGAGCACGATGCCCGCGCTGTCCACGAGCAGCGTGCCCGAGAAGTTCTGCAGGATGATGCGCCGGCAGCGGCGCGCCACCCGCAGTGCCTCCACGAGCACGAGCAGGTCGTCACCCAGCAGCAGCACGCCGGCGCTCTCGCGCGCCACCTCCGTGCCGCCGCCCATGGCCACGCCCACGTGCGCCTCCATCAGCGCGGGCGCGTCGTTGATGCCGTCGCCCACCATGGCCACGCGCGCGCCGCCGCCGCGCAGCTGCCGCACGCGCGCGAGCTTGTCCTCGGGCAGCAGCTCCCCGGCCACCTCGTCCACCCCCAGCTGGCGCCCCACCGTGTCCGCGATGGCCCGCGCGTCGCCCGTGAGCAGCACCGTGCGCAGGCCCATCCCGCGCAGCGCCGTCACCGCCTCGCGCGCCTCCGGGCGCAGCACGTCCGCCACCCGCAGCGCGCCCAGCAGTCGACCGCCGCGCGAGACCACCACCTCCGAGAGGTGCGAGGGAGCCGGGGGTAGCCCCTCCACTCCTGCCGCCGCGACGAAGGCGCGGCTTCCCACGCGCACCTCCTCGCCACCGGGAGCGCGGCAGCGGATGCCCGCGCCCGGCGTGTACTCGAAGTCCTCGGGCTGCACGGTGGGCAGCCCCAGCGTCCCCGCCTTGTCCAGGATGGCGCGCGCCAGCGGGTGCTCACTGGGCCGCTCCGCGAGCGCTGCCGCCTCCACCACCGCCTCCGCGCTCACGCCCGGCGCCGGGAGCACCTCCACCACCTCGGGCTTGCCCAGCGTGAGCGTGCCCGTCTTGTCCAGCACCACCGTGTCCACCTGGCCCAGCGCCTCCAGGTGCACGCCGCCCTTCACGATGGCGCCGCGCGCCGCCGCCTGGCCGATCGCCCCGAGGATGGCGAGCGGCGTGCCCGCCGCGATGCCGCAGGCGCCCGCCACGATCACCACCGAGATGGTGGCGCGCGCATCGCGCGTGAGGAGGAAGGTGAGCAGCGCCGCGCCCAGCGCGAAGTACACGAGGTAGCCTGCGAGCCGGTCCGC is drawn from Aggregicoccus sp. 17bor-14 and contains these coding sequences:
- a CDS encoding cation-translocating P-type ATPase; the encoded protein is MSSKPHRPASLDAQAEARTTAPAAHHAHDDHHAHEHGEHGHVAHAHHAHGDHAHDHHDEHGHDDHAHGHHDHAHDEHGHDDHAHGADTAELVRIGLVALAALVSFTGLWRPVASVDVVALVAAVLGGYPIYREALSSLFARRMTMELSMTIAIAAALAIGESFTACVIVLFVLVAEVLEHLTVSRGRHAIEHLLGLMPQEAAVQRGAETHPVPIAEVRAGDVVLVRPGARLPVDGTVVSGHSSVDQSSVTGESLPVEKVAGSRVYAGTVNQAGTLQVRTAGVGRDTAFGRIIEAVERAEKSRAPIQRTADRLAGYLVYFALGAALLTFLLTRDARATISVVIVAGACGIAAGTPLAILGAIGQAAARGAIVKGGVHLEALGQVDTVVLDKTGTLTLGKPEVVEVLPAPGVSAEAVVEAAALAERPSEHPLARAILDKAGTLGLPTVQPEDFEYTPGAGIRCRAPGGEEVRVGSRAFVAAAGVEGLPPAPSHLSEVVVSRGGRLLGALRVADVLRPEAREAVTALRGMGLRTVLLTGDARAIADTVGRQLGVDEVAGELLPEDKLARVRQLRGGGARVAMVGDGINDAPALMEAHVGVAMGGGTEVARESAGVLLLGDDLLVLVEALRVARRCRRIILQNFSGTLLVDSAGIVLASVGLLNPLLAAFIHVASELAFILNSTRLLPRGRLAAARRSAAAEGSLQAA